One genomic window of Onychostoma macrolepis isolate SWU-2019 chromosome 25, ASM1243209v1, whole genome shotgun sequence includes the following:
- the LOC131534327 gene encoding histone H1-like, with the protein MAETAPAPAPAAPPAKAPKKKSAAKAKKAGPGVGELIVKAVSASKERSGVSLAALKKALAAGGYDVEKKNSRVKLAIKSLVTKGTLVQVKGTGASGSFKLNKTETKKKPAKKAAPKAKKPAAKKPAAAKKPKSAAAKKPAAKKSPKKANKPAAAATKKATKSPKKAKKPAAPKKAAKSPKKAKTAKPKAAKPKAAKPKAAKPKSAKPKKAAPKKK; encoded by the coding sequence ATGGCAGAAACCGCTCCAGCCCCGGCTCCTGCCGCTCCGCCGGCCAAAGCGCCCAAGAAGAAGTCCGCTGCTAAAGCCAAGAAAGCAGGTCCAGGCGTCGGTGAACTGATCGTCAAAGCCGTGTCCGCGTCCAAGGAGAGGAGCGGCGTGTCCCTCGCCGCGCTGAAGAAAGCTCTCGCCGCCGGCGGCTACGACGTAGAGAAGAAGAACTCCCGCGTCAAGCTCGCCATCAAGAGCCTGGTGACTAAAGGCACCCTGGTGCAGGTCAAAGGGACCGGCGCCTCCGGCTCCTTCAAGCTCAACAAGACCGAGACCAAGAAGAAGCCGGCCAAGAAAGCGGCTCCTAAAGCCAAGAAGCCCGCGGCCAAGAAACCCGCTGCTGCCAAGAAGCCAAAGAGCGCAGCGGCAAAGAAGCCCGCCGCTAAGAAATCGCCCAAGAAGGCCAATAAACCCGCCGCTGCAGCTACTAAGAAGGCGACGAAGAGCCCCAAGAAGGCAAAGAAGCCGGCAGCGCCCAAGAAAGCAGCCAAGAGCCCCAAAAAAGCCAAGACTGCCAAACCCAAGGCGGCCAAGCCTAAAGCTGCAAAGCCTAAAGCTGCAAAGCCTAAATCAGCAAAGCCTAAAAAGGCAGCTCCCAAGAAGAAGTAA